Proteins from one Gossypium raimondii isolate GPD5lz chromosome 8, ASM2569854v1, whole genome shotgun sequence genomic window:
- the LOC105793171 gene encoding LOW QUALITY PROTEIN: probable receptor-like serine/threonine-protein kinase At5g57670 (The sequence of the model RefSeq protein was modified relative to this genomic sequence to represent the inferred CDS: inserted 2 bases in 1 codon; substituted 6 bases at 6 genomic stop codons), protein MLQIFDLSEKEAFYWFKDWLKPWAKHELHRQGIIELTIAIVEAESFVEFGPTKGKFESSKPNGKGNGEGNHKKDEEEHNNDDNSTDNTSGDGKSRDTKRRSNNPRDKRKGINCFLSQGPHMTVFEEEHNNKDSFKVVLVAQHSQRPFWRCFSFEEIFVATNASISENLVGKXGYAEVYKXVLKDGEEITMKSLTKALIDERKEKXFLIEIRTIGHVCHPNVMTLLGCFIDNGFYLIFQFSSKGSIASLLHDVNLPLLDXKIRYKIAVKTAKGLHYLHKWRKRRIIHRNIKSSNILLTADFEHQISNFGLAKWIPSQWTHQSIAPIEGTFGNLAPEYFMHGIVDEKTYVFAFXVFLLEIISGRKPVNASRQSLHYCAKPILNGEEIYKLVDPRLRGSFDLSXLKILAFAASLCIXASSAWRPTMNELSNEIQLIVSWNTRKPNSHQDRHSIQWLVDSRQNLDPNLHQHT, encoded by the exons ATGTTGCAAATATTTGACTTGAGTGAGAAAGAAGCATTCTATTGGTTCAAAGATTGGTTAAAGCCGTGGGCAAAACATGAGTTGCATAGGCAAGGAATCATCGAGCTTACTATAGCCATAGTGGAGGCAGAGTCCTTTGTCGAGTTTGGTCCAACGAAAGGCAAGTTCGAGTCGTCTAAGCCCAATGGAAAGGGCAATGGTGAGGGAAACCATAAGAAAGATGAAGAGGAACATAACAATGATGACAACAGTACCGATAACACTAGTGGCGATGGGAAATCACGAGATACAAAGCGGAGATCCAACAACCCAAGGGACAAAAGGAAGGGGATAAATTGCTTCCTTAGTCAAGGACCACACATGAC GGTTTTTGAAGAAGAACACAACAACAAAGATAGCTTCAAGGTTGTTTTAGTTGCACAACATTCTCAAAGACCTTTTTGGAGATGCTTCTCCTTCGAGGAAATATTTGTTGCCACCAATGCTTCTATCTCAG AGAATTTGGTAGGGAAATGAGGGTATGCAGAGGTATACAAATGAGTATTAAAAGATGGGGAAGAGATTACAATGAAGAGTCTGACAAAAGCTCTGATTgatgaaaggaaagaaaa gtttttgatagaAATTAGAACTATTGGTCATGTCTGCCACCCAAATGTAATGACACTTTTAGGTTGTTTCATTGACAATGGGTTTTATCTCATATTTCAGTTCTCTTCTAAAGGCTCTattgcttctcttcttcatg ATGTGAATTTGCCTCTATTAGACTAGAAAATAAGGTATAAGATTGCAGTTAAGACTGCAAAAGGACTTCATTACTTGCATAAATGGCGTAAAAGAAGGATAATCCACCGTAACATTAAGTCTTCAAATATTCTATTGACTGCAGATTTTGAACATCAA ATATCTAATTTTGGACTAGCAAAATGGATTCCTTCTCAGTGGACACACCAGTCTATTGCTCCGATTGAAGGCACATTTGg AAATTTAGCTCCCGAGTACTTTATGCATGGAATTGTGGACGAGAAGACATATGTGTTTGCATTTTGAGTTTTCTTGTTAGAGATTATATCAGGGAGGAAACCAGTTAATGCCTCTCGCCAAAGCTTGCACTACTGT GCAAAACCAATCTTGAATGGTGAGGAGATTTACAAACTAGTAGATCCAAGGCTACGAGGTTCCTTCGACCTTTCATAGCTAAAAATACTTGCATTTGCAGCATCTCTCTGCATTTGAGCATCTTCGGCATGGCGTCCTACTATGAATGAG CTGTCGAACGAGATACAACTTATTGTTTCTTGGAACACCAGGAAACCAAATTCCCACCAAGATAGACACAGTATCCAGTGGTTGGTCGACAGTCGTCAAAATCTAGACCCTAATTTGCATCAGCATACCTAA